A segment of the Penaeus monodon isolate SGIC_2016 unplaced genomic scaffold, NSTDA_Pmon_1 PmonScaffold_15260, whole genome shotgun sequence genome:
AAAAGGGGAGGCGGGAGCGGTCGgtcgggagggagagaaaaggaccgGGGGTCGGGTGTTCgggagggcgggggcgggcgggcggggcggAAAGAGGCGTGGGGCGTCGGCgcggggcggcggcggggcgCACTCGCTCCCGCTCCcgccaccccccaaacccccggtcGGACCTTCGCGCCCCCGCCACCGGGGCCGGGGAAAGCTTAAAACCCGCGTCGCTCGCCGCCTCTTTTGGGGCCGCGACGCACCCCTTTCTGCACCAAATTGGTCTTTGATCGCGGAATACGTACATACgtgatacatgcatacaaacatactgcacacaacaaaaaaatgccatatctttatacatactacacacaccacacacacacacacacaacacacacaccacccctatattatatatatataaatttttatttatatatatatatattatttatatatatatatattatattatatatatacatacacacagtctaTTTGTTTATAGTTTAAAACCTAACATACATAACACGAGAAtcctaaaaatataaattttaagatCATCTCAAaacgtatttctttttttggtttgggaaatttttttgggggggggccacaTGAATAAgtctaaaacaaaaatgattatgtttaaaatccctctttttacttttaaaaaatgaatttacgaTAATCAGCCCAAGAACGTAGACGATATGATTCCCTACACATATTCGATTCTCTGTACTATAACGCATACCACATCCGGATCTTATATTgcgaacacaccccacacacaccccacacacaaaacacccccacacaaacacacaaccccaaaacaccaaaccaattacaaaataaaacacgGCCATGTGCGTGTTCGATTATGTCCTCCAGATCCGAAAACGGGCGACACGCACCGACCCGGACCGgggcccctgccccttcccttctcccagtTCTCCCAATGTTTTCCGCGCTGCAATCCTACGCTTAATCCCGCCATCCTATGAGAAATCACACGGCGCCCCTCCGTGCTTTGAGCAAGGGAGGCGAGAaaacagagggggggggtgatagtaCCGAAGAGGGACCAACACACTCGCTCGCTTAaatgggggaggcgaggggagtaaACACTGAATTTCGTGAACTTTTTGTATAATGAGTATTTACCTTATTTACCTTTGTGATGGTATCTCgcggggtttttttatatattgcaatGGATTATATAGGGCAACATAAACACCTTACAAACTAATGTCACAGAAACAgtgcaaacaataaaaaaaatcctgaaaatcgCACTCATTTTGAGGAAGTGTGAGATGATCCAACAGCCCTTAAAAACCCaagcaaaaaaaccaaaaaggtgtTATATTTCAGCGTCAAATAGCAAAAAATTTTCGTCACTTAGCGGCAACCTCCCGGTTTTCCGCAACGGGTTGGTAATACGAAAtcccaaaaggaggaaagagttttAAAGGAacagtagggagagagagagaagagagaggagaggagaggagaagagagagaggagagagagaaggaggagagagaagagagagagagagcgaaaaagaagaagaaaagagacataaaaaaaaggggaggcaaaAACTATCATAAATGTATCCCCTGGGCTTCACCATAACCAACCTGTATCGTGaatccctttttccaaaaattcttCCGGGGCGTGTCCGTTGAGGGAGGTTTTCCGACACCCTAGTTTTTTACGTCGAAGCATCGGGGCGGTTTTCGAGAGTgaaaaagggggatttgggggCGCTCTCTGGGGACCGTCGTTGTCGTGGCGTGGGTGTAGTTTTCATCCGATTTTAATTCTCTTTTATGTGTTTTCGCTTGATCAATTTATataactttcctctttttttttttaaagaatgacaGATATTTCCTGATTATAATAGCAACGGAATCGCCCGAAACACCGACTTACTTTCGAAAGAATGGACAAAAAAACAAGATGAACCAAGGCCTTccactatttaaaaaaaacttattcaaatgttttttttcatgaactttgaatacatttttatatactttcatcgggtttttccccccacccacgGCACTTgaaaaatgagtaaaataaaaatataataaaaaaataaaaataaataaatgaaaaagagaaaaaaaaaaagaaaaatcgcggACCGAAGGGGACAAATCATCCAAATAGGCCAACCACTCTTAAAAATTCATCatgaaccaccacacacaaacttgGCAACGATGAGCCCAACGATAACCGTGATAAACCCCTTCTGTGGGAGCTTTGGTTGCATTGCCTCACACTTCCTGCAGTCAAGAAGATAAAAGGCCTCCAAGTGACCGTGAAGTAAGTAACATGAAAACCCagcttaaaacttttttttatttttgttttcatttgaaaaaaaaagactcatttTGGTCCTCatctctctatttgtttttttagttttttaaagcaCTTTGcatcatcccccaaaaaaatgtctTTGCTAtgttttttagcttttattttgcTCTGTATATACTATCTTTatgcattattttctctcttttttgggtatttttagcACCCTGCCTTGTCATGACTCGACTAACGTTAGAGATTCATTAGGGTGAGAgactactagaaaaaaaaaaccaccgacCCCACCATCTAATGCTATATTTCGGCTTCTAAAAACAACACtaccagaaaataataacaatgaaaaaaaaatatataaaacaaatatgaaaaaaatggtcCCATAGTGTGTGTATTTGAACAAGACCGAAAAAGGATTTGATTGAGACTCTCTGACTTCGAGAACAAAAAGTGAATCACACTAAGCAAAACGTCCGAGTGGCAAAGGACTCGACTGAGCGTGGACTGAGCACTTGAATGCATTTGGTGGTGAGAGGGATAGTTGTCGGGCCTGTAAGTGGGCTGCAAGGGCTTGCCACTGATGGGTCTCATGGCTAGGGTTCGGGCTGGTACCTGTACTTGTAGTCTGGGTGTTCCTTCATGTGGACGGCGCGCAGTCTCTTGGCCTCGTCGATGAAAGGCCGCTTCTCCGTCTCCGACCCGGGAGCTTCCACTCGGGCCCCCAGGCGCTTCGAGATCTCCGAGTTGTGCATCTTGGGGTTCTCCTGGCCTCTTGCGTCCCCTTTGGGCCTCTCGACCACACCATGAAGGCGTTTATGGGCCGCTTGACGCGCTCGGCGGCGGCGCTCGAGGAGGAAAGCGTTGCTCTTGCTGTTGCTGGTGCTGTTGCTAGAGCTGTTGGTGGAGgagccgttgttgttgtttttttgtgctgctttgttgttttgggtgggggttgggactGTGTCGGGGGCGGCGAGTGGGCGCTCATGCCCCCACGGAGGCCAGGGGGGGGCTCGTCAGGGACAACTGAGGGACAATTTGGGGACGTCAACGAGGATGGTGGGGCAGGGGGTAAAAGTTGGAGGGGAGTTGTGGGGGGCGTGGGAACAGTGTGGGGAacggaaagggagtgggggatggggagggaggggtgcggGGTGTATCCCGCCTTGAGGTCGGGAGGGGCGAGGGCGCATGGTGGGGCTTGAGGCCCCGCTGCTTATACTCCAGTGTTGCGGCTTCCCGGGGGTCCTTCAGGATATGGGGCCCTTCTGCTCCCCCACCGCGCCCCACCACTCCCAGTTCCCTCCACCGCCGTAGGTTGCCACGCCCGATGCCAGGGGCCCGTACGCCTTTACCCGGCAATGGGGTGTCCTTCTCGCAGAAGGGAAGTTTAGCACTGCTTTACACGTGGGCCCACGCCAACACAGATCTAGAGTAGCACACGGGTTCTGGTAGTTAGCGCCCACACAACCACTTGTTTTTCACCACTCTACCTATTTAGTATTTTGGCTAAGTAAACCCCGGGCAATAATGGCACAACAGAGCTCGCTCTATACACGTCCGTTTCCTGTGAAGcctctattattttcctttaatttggCTCCGACTCGGGTTGTTATCGATTGCCAAACTCCACCACCACGCATCCTGCCAATCCGGCGttcgctcctccccccccgcgggggagaaagggggggcccaattggggggggggaggagcgaacGCCGTGATTGGCTAGGATGCGGGTGGTGGAGTTTGGCAATCGATAACAACCCGGTcgggcccaaaatttaaaaggtaaaaaataaggcTTCACAGGAAACGGACGTGTATAGAGCGAGCTCTGTTTGCCATTATTGACCCGGGGTTTACTCTACCACAATACTGAATAGGTAGATGGTGACAAAAAGTGGTGTGTAGGCGCTAACTACCAGAACCCGTGTGCTACTCTCAATCTGTGTTGGCGTGGGCCCACGTGTAAAGCAGTGCTAAACTTCCCTTCTGCGAGAAGGACACCCCCATTCCCGGGCTAAAGGCGTACAGGCCCTGGCTGGGGCGCTGGCAACCTACGGGGGGTGGAGGGAACTCGAGTTGTGGGAGCGCCGGTGGGGGAGCAGAAGGGCCCCATATCCTAAGGACCCCCGGGAAGCCGCAACACGGGAGTATAAAGCAGCGGGGCCTAAACCCCTCCACCATGCTGCCCTCGCCCCTCCCGACCTAAAGGGGCGGGTTacactccgccccctccctccccatccccccactccctttccgtTCCCCCACTGTTCCCACGCCCACcacaactccccccccaaaattttaccccctcccccaccatcctcgtTGACGTCGCTAAATTGCCCCTCAGTTGTCCCTGACACCCCCCTCCCTGGCCTCCGGGGGCGCATGAGCGCCCACTCGCCCCCCCAGACACagtcccaacccccccccaaaaaacaacaacaccacccaaacaacaacaaaacgcccCTCCCCAACAGCTCTAGCAACGCCCCAGAAAACACAAGAGCAACGCGTCCCCTCGAGCCCCCGCCCCCGAGGCGTAAGGGGCCCCAAATGAACGTTTTCATGGTTGGTCGGAGGCCAGAGACCAGAGGCCAGGAGAACCCCAAGATGCCAACTGGAGATCTCGAAGCGTGGGGCGAGGGAAGCTGCTgtcggggggagaagggggccctTTCACGACGGGGCCCAAGAAGCGCGCCGCCCAcataaagggaaa
Coding sequences within it:
- the LOC119569453 gene encoding LOW QUALITY PROTEIN: transcription factor Sox-13-like (The sequence of the model RefSeq protein was modified relative to this genomic sequence to represent the inferred CDS: deleted 2 bases in 1 codon) — protein: SNSTKNLSLEQATYRGFRNQQLPSPHASRSPVGILGFSWPLVSGLRPTMKTFIWGPLRLGGGGSRGRVALVFSGALLELIWGPSAPPPALPQLEFPPPPVGCQRPSQGLYAFSPGMGVSFSQKGSLALLYTSAKLPFCEKDTPLPGKGVRAPGIGRGNLRRWRELGVVGRGGGAEGPHILKDPREAATLEYKQRGLKPHHAPSPLPTSRRDTPPLATAPATARATLSSSSAAAERVKRPINAFMVWSRGPKDARGQENPKMHNSEISKRLGARVEAPGSETEKRPFIDEAKRLRAVHMKEHPDYKYRYQPEP